The Gloeomargarita sp. SRBZ-1_bins_9 genome has a segment encoding these proteins:
- the hemB gene encoding porphobilinogen synthase, which produces MELTHRPRRLRRNGAIRRLVQETILTVSDLIYPMFVMEGEGEPVPIASMPGRFRYPLPHLLQEIKTIAELGIPGIALFPVIPEAKKDDQGSESFNPDGLVQRTVRAIKATMPDILVFTDVALDPFTTHGHDGLVDDRGRILNDETVAVLVKMALSQAAAGADFVAPSDMMDGRVGAIRRALDQAGYTDVGILAYSAKYASAYYGPFRDALDSAPKFGDKKTYQMDPANAREALKEIDLDTGEGADIVMVKPALAYLDVIYRVKQHTHLPVAAYNVSGEYAMVKAAAQQGWIDEKTVVLETLTAMKRAGADMILTYHAPEVARWLAAMG; this is translated from the coding sequence ATGGAATTAACCCACCGTCCTCGGCGCTTGCGGCGCAATGGGGCTATCCGCCGGTTGGTACAGGAGACCATCCTCACCGTCAGCGATCTGATTTACCCCATGTTTGTGATGGAGGGGGAAGGGGAACCGGTGCCCATTGCCTCCATGCCCGGTCGTTTTCGCTATCCCTTGCCCCACTTACTTCAGGAAATCAAAACCATCGCCGAGCTGGGCATTCCGGGAATTGCCTTGTTTCCGGTCATTCCCGAGGCCAAAAAGGATGACCAGGGCAGCGAGAGTTTTAATCCCGATGGGCTAGTGCAACGGACCGTGCGGGCCATTAAAGCCACCATGCCGGACATCTTGGTTTTTACGGACGTGGCGCTGGACCCCTTTACCACCCATGGCCACGACGGGTTGGTGGATGACCGGGGCCGCATCCTCAACGACGAAACGGTGGCGGTGCTGGTGAAAATGGCCCTGTCCCAGGCGGCAGCCGGTGCCGATTTCGTCGCTCCTTCGGACATGATGGATGGGCGGGTGGGGGCCATCCGGCGGGCGCTGGACCAGGCAGGTTACACCGACGTAGGCATTCTGGCCTATTCTGCCAAGTACGCTTCAGCCTATTACGGTCCGTTTCGGGATGCCCTGGACTCGGCCCCCAAATTCGGCGACAAAAAGACCTACCAAATGGACCCGGCCAACGCCCGTGAGGCCCTCAAGGAAATTGACCTGGACACCGGCGAAGGGGCGGACATCGTGATGGTCAAACCGGCGCTGGCCTATCTGGATGTGATCTACCGGGTGAAACAGCATACCCACCTGCCGGTGGCCGCCTACAATGTGTCGGGGGAATACGCCATGGTGAAAGCGGCAGCCCAGCAGGGATGGATCGACGAGAAAACGGTGGTCCTAGAAACCCTGACGGCCATGAAACGGGCTGGGGCCGATATGATTCTTACTTACCACGCGCCGGAGGTGGCCCGCTGGCTGGCAGCGATGGGCTAA
- a CDS encoding LON peptidase substrate-binding domain-containing protein encodes MSGLRELPVFPLPEVVLFPGCPLPLHIFEYRYRMMMATILETDKRFGVLMWDPQEGRPVSVGCCAEILRYERLPDDRMLILTLGQQRFQVLRYVREKPFRVALVEWIEDQPPSEDLQPLADEVRQLLYDVVQLSAKLTDQEVTLPERYPTLPREFSYWVASNFQGAPLEQQALLEMQDTASRLRRESEILASTRSHLAARTALKEVFKDKMEPNL; translated from the coding sequence ATGTCCGGTTTGCGCGAACTGCCCGTGTTTCCTTTGCCAGAGGTGGTCTTGTTTCCTGGCTGTCCTCTGCCTTTGCATATCTTCGAGTACCGTTATCGCATGATGATGGCCACCATCCTGGAGACGGACAAGCGCTTTGGCGTGCTGATGTGGGACCCCCAGGAGGGCCGCCCGGTCTCGGTGGGGTGCTGCGCCGAAATCCTGCGCTACGAGCGGCTGCCGGACGACCGGATGCTCATTCTCACCCTGGGCCAACAGCGGTTCCAGGTGCTGCGCTATGTGCGGGAGAAACCCTTTCGCGTCGCCCTGGTGGAGTGGATCGAAGACCAGCCCCCCAGCGAGGATTTACAACCCCTCGCGGATGAAGTGCGCCAACTACTGTATGATGTGGTGCAACTCTCGGCCAAGTTAACCGACCAGGAGGTAACCTTGCCGGAGCGCTACCCTACCCTACCCCGGGAGTTTTCCTACTGGGTGGCCAGCAATTTCCAGGGAGCGCCCCTGGAGCAGCAGGCCCTGTTGGAAATGCAGGACACCGCCAGCCGCCTGCGCCGAGAGTCGGAAATTTTGGCTTCGACCCGTAGCCACTTGGCCGCCCGTACCGCCTTGAAAGAGGTGTTCAAAGACAAAATGGAACCCAATCTCTAG
- a CDS encoding DUF760 domain-containing protein: MPDLTEPRANGLWEYVQSLSPEVVEQLSRPSSPEARQVMERNIIGLLGQLPAEHFHVQITVDRESLGRLLASAMISGYFLRNVEQRYALDHCLQESNPS, translated from the coding sequence ATGCCCGACTTGACTGAACCGCGCGCCAATGGCCTGTGGGAGTATGTGCAATCCCTGTCGCCCGAGGTGGTGGAGCAACTCTCCCGCCCGAGCAGCCCGGAAGCGCGCCAGGTGATGGAACGCAACATTATTGGTTTGCTGGGGCAACTGCCGGCGGAGCATTTCCACGTGCAGATTACCGTGGACCGGGAGAGCTTGGGGCGGTTGCTGGCCTCGGCCATGATCAGCGGCTATTTCCTGCGCAACGTGGAGCAACGGTACGCCCTGGACCACTGCCTTCAAGAGTCCAACCCCTCCTGA
- a CDS encoding homocysteine biosynthesis protein — MTRRTLAEINAKIQERRAVVWTAAELKARVKEWGVSRCAREVDVITTGTFEPMEASGAILNLGQTDPPIKLQRCWLDGVPAYTGFGAVDVVIGASQPSEVEGSERGGGHVIADLIAGRAVTLKATGYATDCYPRATLETRIRKDTINQFYLYNPRNLYQNFIVGVNGGDRTLYTYLGPLLPQLGNAVYACGGALSPLLNDPDLQCVGIGTRIFLGGGVGYIAWEGTQHFSLQKRLPNRVPIGPAATVALIGDARQMDARWVRGCFFKHYGPSLYLGVGVPFPVLDEQVIAACAVQDEDIVAPVVDFAIPRRVRPTFGLVTYAQLKSGRITINGTSVRTAPLVSLSWSLEVAEILKHWIEQGQFTLTEPVAPLPQDRTFLPQDGLD, encoded by the coding sequence ATGACCCGGCGTACCCTGGCGGAGATCAACGCCAAAATCCAGGAGCGGCGAGCGGTTGTCTGGACGGCGGCGGAACTCAAGGCCCGGGTCAAGGAGTGGGGAGTAAGCCGTTGCGCCCGGGAGGTGGATGTTATTACCACCGGGACCTTTGAGCCAATGGAGGCCTCAGGGGCGATTTTGAACCTGGGCCAGACGGACCCCCCCATCAAACTCCAACGCTGCTGGTTGGACGGGGTACCGGCCTACACGGGGTTTGGGGCGGTGGATGTGGTCATCGGGGCGTCTCAGCCGTCGGAGGTAGAAGGCAGCGAGCGGGGGGGCGGTCATGTCATTGCCGATTTGATTGCCGGGCGGGCGGTGACCCTCAAAGCCACGGGTTATGCCACCGACTGTTACCCCCGGGCTACCCTGGAGACCCGCATCCGCAAGGACACCATCAACCAGTTTTATCTGTATAACCCCCGCAACCTATACCAGAACTTCATCGTGGGGGTCAACGGGGGTGATCGGACGCTGTATACCTACCTGGGGCCGCTGTTACCCCAGCTGGGCAATGCCGTTTATGCCTGCGGCGGGGCGCTGTCTCCCCTGTTGAATGACCCAGATTTGCAGTGTGTGGGCATCGGCACCCGGATTTTCTTAGGGGGCGGGGTGGGATATATCGCTTGGGAAGGCACGCAGCATTTCTCCTTACAGAAGCGACTGCCCAATCGCGTGCCCATCGGCCCGGCTGCGACAGTGGCCTTGATTGGGGATGCTCGGCAGATGGACGCCCGGTGGGTGCGGGGTTGTTTCTTCAAGCACTACGGTCCATCCTTGTACCTGGGGGTGGGGGTGCCCTTTCCGGTGCTGGATGAGCAGGTCATCGCAGCCTGCGCCGTGCAGGATGAGGATATTGTGGCACCGGTGGTGGACTTTGCCATTCCCCGGCGGGTGCGGCCCACCTTTGGCCTGGTGACCTACGCCCAACTCAAATCCGGGCGCATCACCATTAATGGAACGTCGGTGCGGACGGCGCCTTTGGTGAGTCTTTCCTGGTCGTTGGAGGTGGCAGAGATTCTCAAGCACTGGATTGAGCAGGGGCAATTTACCCTCACGGAGCCGGTAGCGCCTTTGCCCCAGGATCGGACGTTTTTGCCCCAGGATGGGCTGGATTAG
- a CDS encoding heme oxygenase (biliverdin-producing): protein MGSQLALALREGTKKAHTMAENVGFVRCFLKGVVEKQSYRKLVANFYFVYGALEAAMARHRDHPVVGPIYFPELVRQPALEKDLAFYYGPQWREEIQLSPAGRTYVQRIEEVAQTQPELLVAHAYTRYLGDLSGGQLLKKIAQNAMNLGEEGVAFYRFEQIPDEKAFKAHYRRTLDSLPVDAETVNAIVQEANHAFGLNMQMFRELEGNLIKAIGIMLYNALTRGRQRGSTEDDLAPATE, encoded by the coding sequence ATGGGTAGTCAATTGGCGTTGGCCCTACGGGAAGGTACGAAAAAAGCCCACACCATGGCGGAGAACGTCGGCTTCGTCCGGTGTTTTCTCAAAGGGGTAGTAGAAAAACAGTCCTATCGCAAGCTGGTGGCGAATTTCTATTTTGTCTATGGGGCGCTGGAGGCGGCGATGGCCCGGCACCGGGATCACCCCGTCGTTGGCCCTATATACTTCCCGGAACTGGTGCGTCAACCGGCCCTGGAGAAGGACTTGGCTTTCTACTATGGCCCCCAGTGGCGCGAGGAAATTCAACTCTCCCCAGCCGGTCGGACCTACGTGCAGCGGATTGAGGAGGTGGCGCAAACCCAGCCAGAGCTGCTGGTGGCCCATGCCTACACCCGCTACTTGGGGGATTTGTCAGGCGGCCAGCTTTTGAAGAAAATCGCCCAAAACGCTATGAACTTGGGGGAAGAAGGGGTGGCCTTCTACCGGTTTGAGCAAATCCCTGACGAAAAAGCATTCAAAGCCCACTACCGCCGCACCTTAGACAGCCTGCCGGTGGATGCCGAGACGGTGAACGCCATCGTCCAGGAGGCGAACCATGCCTTTGGCCTGAACATGCAGATGTTCCGGGAGCTGGAGGGGAATCTCATCAAGGCGATCGGCATCATGCTGTACAACGCCCTGACGCGGGGACGACAACGGGGAAGTACGGAGGACGACCTGGCACCGGCCACCGAATGA